One Euphorbia lathyris chromosome 1, ddEupLath1.1, whole genome shotgun sequence DNA segment encodes these proteins:
- the LOC136228885 gene encoding nucleolar protein 56-like, with product MALYMLYESASGYGLFLANGLDEIGQNTEAVRSSVSDLNRFGKVVQLTAFLPFESSLDALNQCNSVSEGLMTDELRSFLELNLPKVKEGKKPKFSLGVSEPKLGSHIFEVTKIPCQSNEFVLELLRGARLHFETFIKDLKPGDLEKAQLGLGHSYSRAKVKFNVNRVDNMVIQAIFLLDTLDKDVNSFSMRVREWYSWHFPELVKIVNDNYLYAKLAKFIEDKAKLSEENIPELTDLLGDEDKAKEVVEAAKASMGQDLSPIDLINVQQFAQRVMDLSEYRKKLYEYLVTKMNDIAPNLASLIGEVVGARLISHAGSLTNLAKCPSSTLQILGAEKALFRALKTRGNTPKYGLIFHSSFIGRASARNKGRMARYLANKCSIASRIDCFADSSSSIFGEKLREQVEERLDFYDKGVAPRKNIDVMKAAIGSAESKDVEMETEEEAATVKKSKKKKSKNEAMVEDEANGDATEEEGKSEKKKKKEKRKLEQDVEKSTNGEQDGTAKKKKKNKKIRDEEEEEGAQAQQSVEGKKKKKKKSKNDDQE from the exons ATGGCACTCTACATGCTATACGAGTCGGCCTCTGGTTATGGTCTCTTCCTTGCAAATGGACTGGATGAAATTGGGCAGAACACTGAAGCTGTCCGCAGCTCTGTCTCGGATCTCAACCGTTTTGGAAAAGTTGTCCAGTTAACTGCTTTTCTTCCTTTCGAGTCATCTTTAGATGCTCTGAATCAGTGTAATTCCGTTTCTGAAG GACTTATGACGGATGAATTGAGGAGCTTTCTAGAACTTAATCTCCCAAAAGTCAAGGAAGGTAAGAAGCCGAAGTTCAGCTTGGGAGTTTCTGAGCCAAAGTTGGGGTCACATATCTTTGAAGTGACAAAAATACCTTGCCAAAGTAATGAATTTGTCCTTGAGCTTCTTCGTGGTGCACGTCTACATTTCGAAACCTTCATCAAGGATCTAAAG CCTGGTGACTTGGAAAAAGCCCAACTTGGTTTGGGACATAGTTACAGCAGGGCAAAGGTCAAGTTCAATGTCAACCGGGTTGACAATATGGTCATTCAAGCAATTTTCCTTCTTGATACTCTTGATAAGGATGTCAATTCCTTTTCAATGAGAGTTAG AGAATGGTACTCTTGGCATTTCCCTGAATTAGTGAAGATTGTCAACGACAACTATCTCTATGCAAAACTTGCCAAGTTCATTGAGGACAAGGCAAAGTTGTCGGAAGAAAACATCCCTGAATTAACAGACCTGCTAGGAGATGAAGACAAGGCAAAGGAGGTTGTAGAAGCTGCCAAAGCATCAATGG GACAGGATTTGTCTCCTATTGACTTGATTAATGTCCAGCAGTTTGCTCAGAGGGTAATGGATCTGTCGGAGTACAGGAAGAAGCTGTACGAATATCTGGTTACGAAAATGAACGACATAGCTCCCAATTTGGCCTCGTTGATTGGCGAAGTTGTTGGGGCTCGCTTGATATCTCATGCTGGGAGTCTCACAAATCTTGCTAAGTGCCCTTCTTCCACCCTTCAGATCCTTGGTGCAGAAAAGGCATTGTTCAG GGCATTGAAAACTCGAGGAAACACACCGAAATACGGTTTGATCTTCCATTCATCTTTCATTGGGAGAGCATCTGCCCGCAACAAGGGACGCATGGCTCGTTATCTTGCAAACAAATGCTCCATAGCTTCTCGAATTGATTGCTTTGCAG ACAGCAGCTCTAGCATTTTCGGAGAGAAACTGAGAGAACAAGTTGAGGAGCGGCTGGATTTCTATGACAAGGGTGTTGCACCTCGTAAAAACATTGATGTGATGAAGGCTGCAATTGGAAGTGCCGAAAGTAAAG ATGTTGAAATGGaaacagaagaagaagcagcaactgtgaagaaaagcaagaagaagaaatcaaagAACGAAGCTATGGTGGAAGATGAAGCTAATGGAGATGCGACAGAGGAGGAGGGTAAatcagaaaagaagaagaagaaagagaagagaaaaCTGGAGCAGGATGTGGAGAAGTCGACAAATGGCGAGCAAGATGGAACtgccaagaagaagaagaagaacaagaagattAGAgatgaggaagaggaagaaggtgCTCAAGCTCAACAATCAGTGGAGggcaaaaagaagaaaaagaagaagtcgAAAAATGATGACCAAGAGTGA